From one Nonomuraea polychroma genomic stretch:
- a CDS encoding CU044_5270 family protein, whose amino-acid sequence MNDLELIKQLRSEVAETDPDALTGARGQLLAVMARTPAPRRSRRPLTMRVTGLSAAAAVAAAAAIVITTGPAAVPVKPPASARDVLPLTSAKNVLLVAAISAERTPQGSGTYWHIKRESEDGRHFWGESWTTRDGQRWSRGEPGNGPGVVKEPSGTFWLGPADSGTEVSMEDLEALPTDPEALRQKVTAMQKGGPVGEHDIALLPLASLISELPAPAGVRSAAFRALAELPGVQRLGAVEGGEELMIQGGRHESKLVVDPETSQVIRTSWLPTATGGLTGTNHGLFIKLTTGWTDELPR is encoded by the coding sequence ATGAACGACCTTGAGCTGATCAAGCAACTGCGATCGGAGGTAGCGGAAACCGACCCGGACGCCTTGACCGGCGCGCGGGGGCAACTGCTGGCCGTGATGGCCCGCACGCCAGCTCCTCGGCGCTCCCGGCGGCCACTGACCATGCGGGTCACGGGCCTTTCCGCCGCCGCCGCGGTCGCGGCCGCCGCCGCCATCGTGATCACCACCGGTCCGGCCGCCGTGCCCGTCAAGCCACCTGCCTCCGCCCGTGACGTCCTGCCCCTGACCTCTGCCAAGAACGTCCTGCTCGTGGCCGCCATCAGCGCGGAGCGTACGCCACAGGGTTCTGGGACCTACTGGCACATCAAACGGGAGAGCGAGGACGGCCGGCACTTCTGGGGCGAGAGCTGGACCACGCGCGACGGGCAGCGGTGGAGCAGAGGGGAGCCAGGCAACGGGCCCGGCGTGGTGAAGGAGCCCTCGGGCACGTTCTGGCTCGGACCCGCCGACAGCGGCACCGAGGTCTCCATGGAAGATCTCGAGGCGTTGCCGACCGACCCCGAGGCGTTGCGGCAGAAGGTCACCGCGATGCAGAAGGGTGGTCCCGTCGGCGAGCACGACATCGCCCTCCTGCCGCTGGCCTCGCTGATCTCGGAGCTCCCCGCGCCCGCGGGCGTCCGATCGGCGGCGTTCCGCGCGCTCGCCGAGCTGCCGGGCGTGCAGCGGCTGGGCGCGGTCGAAGGCGGCGAGGAGCTGATGATCCAGGGCGGGAGGCATGAGAGCAAGCTGGTCGTCGATCCCGAGACGTCCCAGGTGATCCGCACCAGTTGGCTCCCCACCGCTACGGGAGGGCTGACGGGTACGAACCACGGGTTGTTCATCAAGCTGACCACAGGTTGGACGGACGAGCTTCCCCGGTAA
- the istA gene encoding IS21 family transposase, with protein MKSAGEVMDIIAAYREVGTYRGAAEMCGTTHKTVKRIINKALAGDKAPSRKRREHNFDEVTDLVVEKVKATAGKISAKRLLPLAQAAGYAGSARNFRRLVAEVKKNWRREHPRGRRPAVWTPGEMLVIDWGDAGRGLHVFCAVLAWSRVRFVRFADNERAETTLAFLAECFEELRGVPKVVLADRMGCLKGGVVANKVIPTADYVRFATHYAFRPDWCEAADPESKGIVENLVGYAKRDLVVPQAPFDDLTMANLAARRWCAEVNSVVHSEICAVPAERLVSERQVLTALPSLRPTIGKPPATRKVDRLSCVRFGSARYSVPTRLIGTRVAVVETAGRLLITDLATGQIVADHAPVPPGEASVIDEHYGGPRPTPRRAARARTETEKAFLALGPIAETFLTGSAASGNTRLAADLVELAALQAAHGQAALLTALERAIAFRRWRADDVRAILAAGAGTAQVRPPGDALVLELPHVPTRSLADYTLDKLDRIGDAS; from the coding sequence ATGAAGTCTGCGGGGGAAGTCATGGACATCATCGCCGCCTACCGGGAGGTAGGCACCTATCGCGGAGCCGCCGAGATGTGCGGCACCACGCACAAGACCGTCAAACGCATCATCAACAAGGCGCTGGCCGGGGACAAGGCGCCGAGCCGTAAGCGGCGCGAGCACAACTTCGACGAGGTCACCGATCTGGTCGTCGAGAAGGTGAAGGCCACCGCGGGGAAGATCTCGGCCAAGCGGCTGCTGCCACTGGCGCAAGCCGCGGGATATGCCGGGTCGGCGCGCAACTTCCGCCGCCTGGTGGCCGAGGTGAAGAAGAACTGGCGGCGCGAGCACCCGCGCGGCCGGCGGCCGGCAGTCTGGACACCGGGCGAGATGCTGGTCATCGATTGGGGAGATGCCGGGCGCGGGCTGCACGTGTTCTGCGCGGTGCTGGCCTGGTCACGGGTGCGGTTCGTCCGCTTCGCCGACAACGAGCGCGCCGAGACCACGCTCGCCTTCCTGGCCGAGTGCTTTGAGGAACTCCGTGGCGTGCCCAAGGTGGTGCTCGCCGATCGGATGGGCTGCCTAAAAGGCGGCGTGGTGGCCAACAAGGTCATCCCGACCGCCGACTACGTGCGCTTCGCCACGCACTACGCCTTCCGGCCGGACTGGTGCGAGGCCGCCGACCCGGAATCGAAGGGCATCGTGGAGAACCTGGTCGGCTATGCCAAGCGGGACCTGGTCGTGCCGCAGGCGCCGTTCGATGACCTGACGATGGCCAACCTCGCGGCCCGCCGATGGTGCGCCGAGGTCAACTCCGTGGTGCATTCGGAGATCTGCGCGGTTCCGGCCGAACGGCTGGTCAGCGAGCGGCAGGTGTTGACCGCGCTGCCCTCACTGCGTCCGACGATCGGCAAGCCGCCGGCGACGCGCAAGGTCGACCGGCTGTCGTGCGTGCGGTTCGGCTCGGCCCGCTACTCGGTGCCCACCCGGCTGATCGGCACGCGGGTCGCCGTGGTGGAGACGGCCGGACGGCTGCTGATCACGGACCTGGCCACCGGACAGATCGTCGCCGATCACGCCCCGGTCCCGCCCGGCGAGGCGTCGGTCATCGATGAGCATTACGGCGGCCCTCGGCCCACGCCGCGCCGGGCCGCCCGCGCCCGCACCGAGACCGAGAAGGCGTTCCTGGCACTCGGCCCGATCGCCGAGACGTTCTTGACCGGCTCAGCCGCCTCCGGCAACACCCGCCTGGCCGCTGATCTGGTCGAGCTGGCCGCGCTGCAAGCGGCTCACGGCCAGGCGGCGCTGCTGACCGCGCTGGAGCGGGCTATCGCCTTTCGCCGCTGGCGCGCCGATGACGTGCGCGCCATCCTGGCCGCCGGAGCCGGCACGGCGCAGGTCCGCCCGCCTGGAGACGCCCTGGTCCTGGAGTTGCCGCACGTCCCGACCCGCTCCCTGGCGGACTACACCCTGGACAAGCTCGACCGGATCGGAGACGCCTCATGA
- a CDS encoding SigE family RNA polymerase sigma factor: MSLDEEYTAYVRGRLPWLRQIAYPLCQDWHRADDLVQTAITRLYVKWRHARLADDLDAYVRVILIRVFLAEQRGGWFSRVRLTSTPPPSSFEGNDRDTAMDLRRALAAVPPRQRATLVLRFHCDLSVEQTARTLGCSTGTVKSQTARGLATLRSTLGAQDTRVAKTEEY, translated from the coding sequence ATGAGCCTCGATGAGGAGTACACCGCCTATGTACGTGGGCGGCTGCCATGGTTGCGGCAGATCGCCTACCCGCTGTGCCAGGACTGGCACCGTGCCGACGATCTGGTGCAGACGGCGATCACAAGGCTGTACGTCAAGTGGCGCCACGCGCGCCTGGCAGACGACCTCGACGCCTACGTCCGGGTGATCCTGATCCGGGTCTTTCTCGCCGAGCAGCGAGGAGGCTGGTTCTCCCGGGTACGGCTGACGTCCACGCCGCCCCCTTCCTCCTTCGAGGGCAACGACCGCGACACGGCCATGGACCTGCGCCGCGCACTGGCCGCGGTTCCGCCGCGCCAGCGTGCGACCCTCGTGCTGCGTTTTCACTGCGACCTGAGTGTCGAGCAGACCGCCCGCACACTCGGCTGCTCCACCGGAACCGTCAAAAGCCAGACCGCCCGCGGCTTAGCCACCCTGCGCTCGACACTCGGCGCGCAGGACACCCGTGTAGCGAAAACGGAGGAGTACTGA
- the istB gene encoding IS21-like element helper ATPase IstB: protein MTAASVPALAADLDSGLRRLKLSTIRRLAPELLVTARTQRWNPEEFLRTLIDAELAARDESNARARMKAAAFPVIKTIEEFDIAASSIPQASFDYLASLEWIRAAENYCAVGPAGTGKSHSLIAFGVAAIQAGHKVRYFTAAELVETLYRGLADNSVGRVIENLLRADLVIIDEVGFAPLDDTGTQLLFRFVAAAYERRALGIGSHWPFDQWGRFLPEHTTAVSLLDRLLHHSIVVVTEGESFRMRQARSRGPERLPKK, encoded by the coding sequence ATGACCGCCGCGAGCGTCCCCGCTCTGGCCGCCGATCTCGATAGCGGGCTGCGCCGGTTGAAGCTGTCCACGATCCGCAGGCTGGCGCCCGAGCTGCTGGTCACCGCCCGCACCCAGCGCTGGAATCCCGAAGAGTTCCTGCGCACCCTCATCGATGCCGAGCTGGCCGCCCGTGATGAGTCCAACGCCCGGGCGCGGATGAAGGCCGCCGCCTTCCCGGTGATCAAAACGATCGAGGAGTTCGACATCGCCGCTTCCTCGATCCCTCAGGCGAGTTTCGACTACCTGGCCAGCTTGGAGTGGATCCGCGCGGCGGAAAACTACTGCGCGGTCGGCCCGGCCGGCACCGGCAAGTCCCATAGCCTCATCGCCTTCGGCGTTGCCGCCATTCAGGCCGGGCATAAGGTCCGCTACTTCACCGCCGCCGAACTCGTCGAGACCCTCTATCGAGGGCTGGCCGACAACTCCGTCGGCCGCGTGATCGAGAACCTGCTGCGCGCCGACCTGGTCATCATCGACGAAGTGGGGTTCGCCCCACTCGATGACACCGGCACCCAGCTGCTGTTCCGGTTCGTCGCGGCCGCCTACGAGCGGCGCGCCTTGGGGATCGGCTCGCACTGGCCCTTCGACCAGTGGGGCCGCTTCCTGCCCGAACACACCACTGCTGTCAGCCTGCTTGATCGGCTGCTGCACCACAGCATCGTCGTGGTCACCGAGGGTGAGTCGTTTCGCATGCGGCAGGCCCGCAGCCGGGGCCCAGAACGCCTCCCCAAGAAGTAG
- a CDS encoding DUF418 domain-containing protein yields MPREDLPQQPPGKGAASHPGHRLAHDGFATASPDRPQSAAPASGQPQTAALSSGRPRIIALDVLRGFALCGIVLSSVPSIAAVGDALKATTGSSDGDWFGLLVHQRFFPIFSTLFGIGFTLLLNSARRRVPRPRLLLLRRLLVLLAIGLAHMFLLWPGDILTTYAVVGLLVLLPSTWLPRWAVAGLAAVLIVTPLVLGHSGPSLAPGLFLLGSTLARYGLIDRIERSTLVPAGLGLAFAAGAVPAVWLQVDSEAAGAGRSTSWFAPAGLLMAGLYVCTLLVLLRTPLRPALQAVFAPLGRMTLTNYLTATVLVLVTAHVIGGSPDTWSSTTVLLIAGPVLAVQWLWSALWLRRFRQGPIEWLWRWATWGRRPPLRAPLGSASPASK; encoded by the coding sequence ATGCCACGCGAAGATCTCCCCCAGCAACCCCCCGGCAAGGGCGCGGCCAGCCATCCCGGCCACCGTCTCGCGCACGACGGATTCGCCACCGCCTCCCCCGATCGGCCCCAGAGCGCCGCGCCCGCGTCCGGCCAGCCCCAGACCGCTGCGCTCTCCTCCGGTCGGCCCCGCATCATCGCGCTCGACGTGTTGCGCGGGTTCGCGCTGTGCGGAATCGTGCTGAGCAGCGTCCCGTCGATCGCCGCCGTCGGCGATGCCCTGAAGGCCACAACCGGCAGCTCCGACGGCGACTGGTTCGGGCTGCTGGTCCACCAGCGCTTCTTCCCGATCTTCTCCACGCTGTTCGGGATCGGCTTCACGCTGCTGCTGAACTCCGCGAGACGTCGCGTCCCCCGTCCGCGACTGCTCCTGCTGCGCCGCCTCCTGGTGCTGCTCGCCATCGGCCTGGCCCACATGTTCCTGCTGTGGCCGGGCGACATCCTGACCACCTACGCCGTCGTCGGCCTGCTGGTGCTGCTGCCCTCGACCTGGCTGCCGCGCTGGGCCGTCGCCGGGCTCGCCGCCGTCCTCATCGTGACGCCGCTGGTTCTCGGCCACAGCGGCCCGTCACTGGCGCCCGGGCTGTTCCTGCTGGGCTCCACACTGGCCCGCTACGGCCTGATCGACCGGATCGAGCGATCCACGCTGGTACCGGCCGGGCTGGGCCTGGCCTTCGCAGCGGGAGCAGTGCCCGCGGTGTGGCTGCAGGTCGACTCAGAGGCCGCCGGCGCGGGCCGTTCCACCTCCTGGTTCGCCCCCGCCGGATTGCTCATGGCGGGCCTGTACGTGTGCACCCTCCTGGTCCTGCTCAGGACGCCGCTCCGGCCGGCATTGCAGGCGGTGTTCGCACCGCTGGGCCGGATGACGCTGACCAACTACCTGACCGCCACCGTCCTGGTCCTGGTGACCGCCCACGTCATCGGCGGCTCGCCGGACACCTGGTCCTCGACGACGGTGCTGCTGATCGCCGGTCCCGTCCTCGCCGTCCAGTGGCTGTGGTCCGCCCTCTGGTTGCGCCGCTTCCGCCAGGGCCCGATCGAGTGGCTCTGGCGCTGGGCCACCTGGGGCCGCCGCCCGCCCCTCAGGGCCCCACTCGGGTCCGCGTCACCAGCCTCAAAGTAG
- a CDS encoding RNA polymerase sigma factor: MTTTSERELVLTDPPPPDDHRPSVRGQAELADCQDDSAIIAASLDVPERFAALFDRHATVLHRYAARRLGPDHAEDVVAEAFTRAFETRHRYEFGCAEALPWLYGITTNVIGLHRRAEVRGYRAIARTGEDPVVAAFDERVAARVSASATRQRLAAALAKLGRGERDVLLLIAWGDLTYEETAQALQVPIGTVRSRLSRARRKVAHALGGANPIETREEDHERP, encoded by the coding sequence GTGACAACCACCTCAGAACGGGAGCTCGTCTTGACGGATCCCCCGCCTCCCGACGACCACCGGCCATCGGTGCGCGGCCAGGCGGAGTTGGCGGATTGCCAGGACGACTCCGCCATCATCGCGGCATCCCTGGACGTACCCGAGCGCTTCGCGGCGCTCTTCGACCGGCACGCCACCGTCCTGCACCGCTACGCCGCGCGGCGCCTCGGGCCCGACCACGCCGAGGACGTGGTGGCCGAGGCGTTCACCAGGGCTTTCGAGACGCGCCACCGGTACGAGTTCGGCTGCGCAGAGGCGTTGCCCTGGCTGTACGGCATCACCACGAACGTCATCGGCCTGCACCGGCGTGCCGAAGTGCGCGGTTACCGGGCCATAGCCCGTACGGGCGAGGATCCGGTGGTCGCGGCGTTCGACGAGCGGGTGGCCGCCCGGGTCTCCGCATCGGCCACCCGGCAGCGCCTGGCCGCCGCGCTGGCGAAACTCGGCCGCGGTGAGCGGGACGTGCTGCTGCTGATCGCCTGGGGCGATCTGACGTACGAGGAGACGGCCCAAGCGTTGCAGGTGCCCATCGGCACGGTTCGCTCGCGCCTGTCGCGTGCCCGCCGCAAGGTCGCGCACGCTCTGGGCGGCGCCAATCCCATCGAGACGAGAGAAGAAGACCATGAACGACCTTGA
- a CDS encoding RNA polymerase sigma factor translates to MHDPASYPATRLAAEPDDASVIANSRHDPEWFSMIFDRYFTTIHRYAAARLGPGAADDVAAETFLAAFDQRDRYDLTRPEAKAWLYGIATNLIGRHRRGELRLYRALSRSAARDDVEGHADRVTDRVTAEQLSPRLARGLESLSRGDRDALMLVACADLSYAEVAFALGIPIGTVSSRVHRARTKLRKTLGHAARGV, encoded by the coding sequence ATGCATGACCCTGCTTCATATCCCGCCACACGGCTGGCCGCGGAGCCGGACGACGCGTCGGTCATCGCGAACTCGCGGCACGATCCGGAGTGGTTCTCGATGATCTTCGACCGGTACTTCACCACGATCCACCGCTACGCCGCCGCCCGGCTCGGGCCCGGCGCCGCCGACGACGTGGCCGCGGAGACGTTCCTGGCGGCGTTCGACCAGCGCGACCGCTACGACCTGACCCGCCCGGAGGCCAAGGCCTGGCTGTACGGCATCGCCACCAATCTCATTGGCCGTCATCGCCGCGGCGAGCTCCGCCTCTACCGGGCCCTCAGCCGCTCGGCTGCCCGCGACGACGTGGAGGGCCACGCCGACCGGGTCACCGACCGGGTGACCGCCGAGCAGCTCAGCCCTCGGCTGGCACGCGGCCTGGAGAGCCTGTCCCGGGGCGACCGCGACGCGCTGATGCTCGTGGCCTGCGCCGACCTCAGCTACGCGGAGGTGGCCTTCGCCCTGGGGATCCCGATCGGCACTGTCAGCTCCCGGGTGCACCGGGCCAGAACCAAACTACGCAAGACACTGGGTCACGCGGCGAGGGGGGTCTGA
- a CDS encoding S8 family serine peptidase: MTLITGDRVVVTAQGHRVEPGPGRHVDFSSQVRGGHLYVIPSDAAPLLAQGVLDRRLFDITQLLAWRYGDADTPDIPVIEQGITTPLGSSQVRRLSSLGMSAARVSKANASQTWRTLTGARTLVAGRTKLWLDGRRSFSLDESVKQIGAPQAWQQGLTGKGVTVAVLDSGYDPDHPDLKDAVTHEGKFSKEPDMRDNNGHGTHVASIVAGRGEKFRGVAPEASLAIGKVGEGNSLTESEGLAGMEWAAVEVKAKIVNMSWGGPDGPELDPLEQAVNTLSEQTGALFVAAAGNDGVKGSVISPASAEAALTVGAVDKQGRMADFSSQGPRVGDHAIKPDVAAPGVDIMAAAVGGGYRSMSGTSMAAPHMAGAAAILAQRHPDWTGAQIKSALIGSAAPVQDATIYQQGAGTIDLVRALRQQVVPKQANVWAAFPWNGTGGRTATKTITYANAGDTPVALSLSADSEVLKLPSDQVTVPAKGEASVTLTIDASGKAPDEYPGTVTARSGETVIRTLAGAYVEPESYDVTITVVGRQGLPVNPQAGEIYEAESGTVHALSFQNGTATVRLPKGDWNLYTSIREKIDGQPVLTIADSPLKVDGSDQRLTVDTRQGKPVKITVDDPSAQLQRVSSLGLDHGAWNLWSRMFGLDANSQVFVIPAASPGLTYTLATTWLSKDLSPSPYVYTLVDRRSGGLPDDPTYHARKKELAKVTATYRASGAAATGSPLVSLHVGDSMVEFPVSSVGDIALPGTLVHYRTPGLVYDSSLQVGTALTSDGGKLMKRGHTSEVWNAAVTGPSFLLPAGHRTGDSLTFAATAMFADGQPGRTGSDTAATGTATLAKDGKALATADLADCDAHQPQSCGLRADLPAGSGAYTLTTSMRRQATLSTEVKSVWTFPSTTTAKRQPLPLMAVRYSPEGLDDSNRAKPGSTTRMPMWVERNPGSTKAETRSIRLEVSADDGATWRPVPVTRTGSGWTATLTNPRTAGFISLRAAVTDTAGDGVTQLITRAYAVG; encoded by the coding sequence GTGACGCTGATCACCGGTGATCGGGTGGTGGTCACCGCCCAGGGGCATCGCGTGGAGCCAGGGCCTGGCAGGCATGTCGACTTCTCCAGCCAGGTGCGCGGGGGCCACCTGTATGTAATCCCGTCCGACGCCGCGCCGTTGCTCGCGCAGGGTGTGCTGGACCGGCGGTTGTTCGACATCACCCAGCTGCTGGCCTGGCGGTACGGCGACGCCGACACCCCCGACATCCCCGTCATCGAGCAGGGCATCACCACACCACTGGGTTCCTCGCAGGTGCGGCGGCTGTCCAGTCTGGGCATGAGCGCGGCACGTGTGTCCAAGGCGAACGCCTCGCAGACCTGGCGGACTCTCACGGGAGCTCGCACTCTGGTGGCGGGCCGTACCAAGTTGTGGCTGGACGGCCGCAGGAGCTTCTCGTTGGACGAGAGCGTCAAGCAAATCGGCGCGCCGCAGGCGTGGCAGCAGGGCCTGACGGGCAAGGGCGTCACGGTCGCGGTCCTCGACTCCGGCTACGACCCTGACCATCCGGACCTTAAGGACGCAGTGACGCATGAGGGGAAATTCAGCAAGGAACCGGATATGCGCGACAACAATGGCCACGGCACCCACGTCGCCTCGATCGTGGCCGGCAGAGGCGAGAAGTTCCGGGGCGTGGCCCCGGAGGCGAGCCTGGCCATCGGAAAGGTGGGCGAAGGCAATAGCCTGACCGAGTCTGAAGGCCTTGCCGGCATGGAGTGGGCCGCCGTCGAGGTGAAGGCCAAGATCGTCAACATGAGCTGGGGCGGTCCTGACGGCCCGGAGCTGGATCCGCTGGAGCAGGCGGTCAACACGCTGTCGGAACAGACCGGCGCACTGTTCGTCGCGGCGGCGGGGAACGACGGCGTCAAGGGCAGTGTGATCAGTCCCGCCAGCGCCGAGGCGGCACTCACTGTGGGCGCGGTGGACAAGCAGGGCCGGATGGCCGACTTCTCCAGCCAGGGGCCGCGCGTGGGCGACCACGCGATCAAACCGGACGTGGCCGCGCCCGGGGTCGACATCATGGCCGCCGCCGTCGGGGGCGGCTACCGATCGATGAGCGGCACCTCGATGGCCGCCCCGCACATGGCGGGAGCGGCGGCGATCCTGGCTCAGCGCCACCCGGACTGGACGGGCGCGCAGATCAAGTCCGCGCTGATCGGCAGCGCCGCCCCGGTCCAGGACGCGACGATCTATCAGCAGGGCGCCGGGACGATCGACCTGGTACGCGCGCTGCGGCAGCAGGTCGTGCCCAAGCAGGCCAACGTGTGGGCGGCTTTTCCCTGGAACGGCACCGGCGGCCGGACCGCGACCAAGACGATCACCTACGCCAACGCGGGCGACACCCCGGTCGCCCTCAGCCTGTCGGCGGACAGCGAGGTGCTGAAACTGCCGTCCGACCAGGTCACGGTCCCGGCCAAGGGCGAGGCGTCGGTCACGCTCACCATCGACGCGAGCGGGAAGGCCCCGGACGAGTACCCGGGAACGGTCACCGCCAGGTCGGGCGAGACGGTGATCCGCACGCTGGCCGGCGCGTACGTCGAGCCGGAGTCCTACGACGTCACCATCACCGTCGTCGGCAGGCAGGGCCTGCCGGTCAACCCCCAGGCAGGCGAGATCTACGAGGCCGAGTCCGGGACCGTCCACGCGCTGTCCTTCCAGAACGGGACGGCCACCGTACGACTGCCCAAAGGAGACTGGAACCTCTACACCAGCATCAGAGAGAAGATCGACGGGCAGCCTGTGCTGACGATCGCCGACTCCCCGCTGAAGGTTGACGGCAGCGACCAGCGGCTCACCGTGGACACACGTCAGGGCAAGCCGGTGAAAATCACCGTCGACGACCCGAGCGCCCAACTCCAGCGCGTCTCCTCCCTCGGGCTGGACCACGGCGCGTGGAACCTCTGGAGCCGCATGTTCGGCCTTGACGCCAACTCCCAGGTCTTCGTCATCCCCGCCGCGTCACCAGGTCTGACCTACACCCTGGCGACCACGTGGCTCAGCAAGGACCTCTCGCCCAGCCCGTACGTCTACACCCTGGTCGACCGGCGCAGCGGCGGTCTTCCGGACGATCCCACCTACCACGCCAGAAAGAAGGAACTGGCCAAGGTCACCGCGACCTACCGAGCCTCCGGAGCGGCCGCCACGGGCTCACCCCTGGTCAGCCTGCACGTCGGCGATTCGATGGTTGAGTTCCCGGTTTCGTCGGTAGGTGACATCGCGCTGCCCGGCACGCTCGTCCACTATCGGACTCCGGGTCTGGTCTACGACAGCAGCCTCCAGGTCGGCACCGCGCTGACCTCCGACGGCGGCAAGCTCATGAAACGCGGTCACACCAGCGAAGTCTGGAACGCAGCCGTCACCGGGCCGTCGTTCCTGCTGCCGGCCGGCCACCGCACCGGCGACAGCCTGACCTTCGCCGCGACGGCGATGTTCGCCGACGGGCAGCCGGGCAGGACCGGCTCCGACACCGCCGCCACCGGCACCGCCACCCTCGCCAAGGACGGCAAGGCGCTGGCCACCGCCGACCTCGCCGACTGCGACGCCCACCAACCGCAGAGCTGCGGACTGCGCGCCGACCTGCCCGCCGGATCCGGCGCCTACACGCTGACCACGTCGATGCGCCGGCAGGCCACGCTCTCCACGGAGGTGAAATCGGTCTGGACGTTCCCGTCCACGACCACCGCCAAGCGACAGCCGCTGCCCCTGATGGCCGTCCGCTACAGCCCCGAGGGCCTGGACGACTCCAACCGCGCCAAGCCCGGCAGCACAACCCGCATGCCCATGTGGGTCGAGCGCAACCCCGGCTCCACGAAGGCAGAGACGAGATCGATCCGGCTGGAGGTGTCCGCCGACGACGGCGCCACCTGGCGTCCCGTCCCGGTCACCCGCACCGGCTCCGGCTGGACCGCCACGCTGACGAACCCCCGTACGGCCGGGTTCATCTCCCTCCGCGCGGCAGTCACCGACACCGCTGGCGACGGGGTGACCCAGTTGATCACCCGTGCCTACGCCGTCGGCTGA